A window of Nostoc sp. UHCC 0870 genomic DNA:
GTAGCCGCCGAGATACCCATGAATATCCAGAGGTTTATTCACTGACTTGATATTCCCGCCTATTCCGAAACTTCGGAATAAAACTACAACCCCCCTCACCGCCAGGGTTTTGGGGATTATGTTTATGGGTTAGATGTCAATCCAAATTTGAGCAAAACGTTCAGCCGTCCATCCAACTATATCTGACACCTGCCCATCACCAATTTCTACGATTCGCTTAGTGCCATCGCTACTCGATACTACATCCACAGAGAAAAACTGGCTCTCAATCCGCTTGGCGCACTCAAAAACAATCTCTGGAATTTCTTCATCTGGTGAAGAAGCAAAAGGTTTACCAGATAAGACAAAGTAACGCTTCTCAGTTTCTTTTACAAAATCTTCAATCCGCCGCACACAAATACCTCCTTCAATCGTGCCTCGAAATTTTTGCATCTCGGCAACTACTGTTTTGATTTGCGAAGGTTGATTAATTATAGAACCAACTGAGGTTTTGAGAGATTTTACATAATCTTTGATAAAAAACCCATTCCACCCAAGTTGGTTCAACTGGTTCTCTAAATCATCATCGACGGAATAAAATTTAGTCTCTGGAGTTAAATCAGTAATCAGGGAATACCAGTTTGGCAGATAGTGTGTAGCTAGATACTCATCTTTAGAAGTCAAAACACTTGCCCCTGTACTTTCTACGACACTAACTAATAACTCATAATCTCTGGGCGAAAGCATCCAACCCCGATAGACCACTTTTGAACCAACAGTGGGAGATGGAATAATCTTTGATGAACCAGATGCCAACGATTCCAAAGAAATAACTCCAGTTGCAAAACCAGCATTTTGCATACAAGCAACTTCCTCCAAGTACGCTGGATCTGCTTTTTTAGGATTGAAGTAATCACTAGGAAAAAGAAATCTCACAATCCCTCAAACAAATATATTTAACTACTAATTATATTAATGTTTAAGTATATTTACTTGAAAAGTATGCAGTTTGAATACTGAAGATATATTCAAATCTAGTCAACTGATTGCAGATTGCCAATTGTAGATTGCAGATTGACTACATCCACTCTTAGATATAGCTTGAGGATTTGAGATTGTAGATTTTAGATTTATTCCGCCCACAAGGAGCGGGGCTTGTACCAAAAACAATCTCCAATCTCCAATCTCCAATCTTCTCGGTCAAGTATCGTCTGTTCTTGGAGTGAGAATCAATTGATTGAATTTATCAGAATGCTAGAAGTGCAGCAGCAGTAAGCATAAGCAGCAGAACACCTATTCCGAAGTTTCGGAATAAGACTACAATCCCCCTCACCGCCAGGGTTTTCGGGATTATGTTTATAACATTCCTTCTTCTGCACCCCGGCGATCGCTACAACTACAAGTCCCGCCGACGGGACAGATTTAGTTGTTAAAACTCTGCATCTTCAATCCTTACCACCTTGCCTTTAGAATCTTTCACCAAATGACAACCATTTTCCTGCGCCCAGGCGATCGCTATTCGTTTTGGTGGAACTTCTCAATCTCTGATGACTGTAGTAGCACTTGTTCCCCTCGCTTTTTACCTTGAATAAATTGACACTCTACATAGTTACCTTTTAGTCCAATTACCTGTAGTACATGGCCTTTTTGGGGATGTAGTTTATGGCAAATTCTTACTTTCTCCCCAATCTGGAAATTTGTAACCGGTTCTAAAGGTGTAACTGCCCGTGCTGATTTTTCGGTTACACCCTCAAACCCTTGATTTATCAATACATCTGGAGTTTCTGTAACCGTGTAACCACTGTAACCGGAATTTTCATGCGAATTAGATGTAAGTCCCTGAGTGTTGTTATCTGATTCTGCAATTTCTTTTTTTTCTTTTAATTCATTTTTTACGGTTACACGGTTACAATCACTATTTTTAGAGGGTGAAATGCTTGCTATATCTAGATTTGCGGCTGTAACCGAACTCTGGTTACACTCAGTTACAGCAGTTACAGATTCTTCTAATTCCCCAAACAAGTGGGCAGGGATTAACCAAGCTTTTCTCGTTTGTGTCTCTGGTCTATCTGGTATGATTACGTCACCTTCAGAGTTAAATCTAGTAGTTAATACTGCACGACGATAAGCCAAAACCTGGTCGCGGTCTTGGGAAAATCTAAAGGGGTAATCAATTTTACCGCCTGCTTTCGTGACTAATGATTTTAGAGAACATGCGTTGTAAGTTGCAGGTCTAAAGCGTTGGTCTACAAGCTTCCAAACGTCGTGGGCGTAAATTGCATAAAACTTTTGCCCGTTACGTTCCACTTGGCGATTCAAGTTCCAATCACCTACTAGAGACTCTGCCTCCAAAGCCATAACTTTGTCTATAAAGTCTAATAATGAGTCACCAGAGGTATCGACATCATTTTCTGATTTACAACAATTATCAATTACCCACTGTTTTATATCCTCATCTCCGTCTGTTAACTCAACCAATTTTTGTGCATACCAAGTAACAATAGATAGGCCTTGAGCAATTCGGGCATGGGCGTGCGGTAAATATTGCAACAACTCCGACTCAAGTTTGCTAATTTCATTTCTAGGATATCCAAGTGATATCAACTGCCGGAATGCACCTGATGCTTCTGCCTGTGCTGCTTTTAATTCTTGAAATGCTGTTTTGTCACCTCCGTTGGCTCGCGTAAAAGCCACACGAACAAATCGAGTGTAGGTTGCAGCTTGCTCACCACCGAAGACATGATTACTCGTTATCCCCATTGGAGAGTGGGGAGTTTGTTCATTTCCTCGTACTTTTCGTGGCTTCCAGTTATACCAGGATTTAGCTAACTCCTCATTGTCTGGATTTCGGTCAGGGTCATCCCAGAAAAATGGCAGTGAACCCGTGCGTGACCCATGTTCATACAAGGCAGAGACACTAGCACGAGCTAACATGGCGGATTGCCCCCAGTTTTTACCAACAAGGCTAAGTGCTGTCTCCGCCGCGATAGTTTTGCAGCTTCCCGGCTCTCCGTGAGCATTGAATAAAGGAAAGCTGCTTTCTTGCGAAAAAATTTCTTGTGAATGAAGTCCCGCAACAGTCCAGCCCATCATTAATAGGACTTGATGAATATTTTGTTGTCCAAAAAACCTCCGAGATGCGTCTACAAGCTGCTTTAATGATTGGGGATTTTCTTCGGCTAACACTGGGCAGGGGATGAAGTCATCTTTGCCTAGTGATGGGTTGAAAACCCACAATGATTCATTTTCATTGGTGACTTCACTATTTGGTTTGTACTGGCGATCTCCAAATATCCAACAACCATCTTCCTGCTGCCCGTAACGTTCAATCCGCCTAAATAGCTTGCCTTCCCTAGTAGTGCGGTATTCATGCAGTCGAGTGTGGATTAAGGCGTTGAGTTGATTTTTATTGAGATTGCAGACTATGCCAGTTCCTAATTCTCGTTTAAGGGCATCAACAAAACCATCCACTTTGGTGTAGTTAGTGGAATTTACAATCACGCGATACTGACGATTTTCAAAACTCCGCTTAATTTGTAAAACTAAACCACCGCCATTAGAGTCCTCAATTTCGCGCTCTACTTGGAAATCAAAATTACAGGCAGGCTCAAAATATCGATTTCCAGAGGCATTCTTTTTCCAAAAACCAATCTCACCTTTGTAAGACTGTGGTGAATTCCATGCTTGTCGCTGCCAACGCCATTGAGATTCTTGTTCCTCGTCATCGATAGCGGCTTCAATGGCCAACTCAAGCCTTCGGTACATTTCTTCTTGAGAAATGCCCGACTGCTGGCAATGTAAAATCCAATCTTTAGCGTCTCCTTTTTCTGGCATTTGTGGCCATAGTGACAACGGATTGATTCTAACTGCTGTAATCCTTTTTGAGTTACAAGATTTTAATAAGTTTTCGGCACTCTTCCTTCCTGGCTCGTCATTATCACCCCAGATAATTAGTAAAAACTGAGATTCTGATTGAGAGTCTGACTGGGATTCTGACTGAGATTCTGCCTGGGATTCTGACTGAGATTCTGGCTTAGATTCGGATTCAATATCCAGCACAATTTCAGCTAAGTTGTCCGCTATCTTTGGTAATCCGCCTTCACCACCCTGGTTACAAGTTGCTGTTAACCCAATTGACCGGATAGATTCGACGGCTTGCTCTCCGGCAACAGCAAACAAGATTCCTTGATTTCTAAGGACTTGTTTTACTTCGTCTTCGCGGTAAATTGGCCAAGGATTATTCCCTTTTTCACAAACCCACCTGCCATCATCAGTTTTGAACCACGGACGGATTTGTTTAGACTGATTGCGATAAACTGTGCGCCTGTCAGTCCATTGCTTGCGTACTACCTTCTGAATTGGGGAGTATTCATATTCAATGAATTGTTCTTTTGCGCCTGTGTGTGGGTCGAAAAGTACAATCTCAGCGATGTCTGACAACGGTACTAAAACCGAGCCGCCAAGACTTTCATTCCAGCGT
This region includes:
- a CDS encoding ATP-grasp domain-containing protein, which gives rise to MRFLFPSDYFNPKKADPAYLEEVACMQNAGFATGVISLESLASGSSKIIPSPTVGSKVVYRGWMLSPRDYELLVSVVESTGASVLTSKDEYLATHYLPNWYSLITDLTPETKFYSVDDDLENQLNQLGWNGFFIKDYVKSLKTSVGSIINQPSQIKTVVAEMQKFRGTIEGGICVRRIEDFVKETEKRYFVLSGKPFASSPDEEIPEIVFECAKRIESQFFSVDVVSSSDGTKRIVEIGDGQVSDIVGWTAERFAQIWIDI